GGTTGACGTAGATATCGCCCAGGTCGAATTCCACCAGCACACCCTCGCCGGGCGCGTTGGCGCTGACGGTATTCGCGCCGCGCTTGGGGCCCGCCGCGATTACGCGCTTGATGTACCGTTTTCGCGCACCGTCGCGGCTCTCAAATACGACAATGTCCCCCGATTCGACCGGTTGATAGCCGCGAAAGAGGGGGATGTGGCTCAGTTTCAGGGGCAGCTTGAGCACGAGGATGCGTTCGCCATCCTCGAGGGTGGGGAACATCGAAGGGCCCTGGACTTCGTAACCTTCAATGACGAAGGTCTTTAGCAACAGGAAAAGGACCAGGAACAGCGCGATCATCTTGACCAGCTCGATGATCTCGCGCTTCACTTCCTGGTTCGGATGTTGCGCGGAAGGGTCTGTGGTCTGGGCGCCCGTTGTGCTC
Above is a genomic segment from Candidatus Hydrogenedentota bacterium containing:
- the lepB gene encoding signal peptidase I, whose protein sequence is MSTTGAQTTDPSAQHPNQEVKREIIELVKMIALFLVLFLLLKTFVIEGYEVQGPSMFPTLEDGERILVLKLPLKLSHIPLFRGYQPVESGDIVVFESRDGARKRYIKRVIAAGPKRGANTVSANAPGEGVLVEFDLGDIYVNHRRIDQDYLVPEERESPDVDEETLEAGEYYVLGDHRSLSKDSRSFGPVDETQIIGTAFLRFWPLSKFGLF